From Candidatus Palauibacter scopulicola, the proteins below share one genomic window:
- a CDS encoding TolC family protein, with amino-acid sequence MFGCAQRIALRAGRGDPSTCRADSKRRSCGKRIESEESLRVVQERYQLGLATILELQDAQITLTQAEVDLVNGRFQYEAALAGIEALLGRRLDQPQP; translated from the coding sequence GTGTTCGGTTGCGCTCAGCGGATCGCGCTGCGGGCTGGTCGGGGAGATCCGTCGACCTGCCGAGCCGACTCCAAACGCCGCTCATGTGGGAAGAGAATCGAGAGCGAGGAGAGCCTCCGGGTCGTGCAGGAGCGGTACCAGCTCGGCCTCGCCACCATCCTCGAACTCCAGGACGCGCAGATCACGCTCACGCAGGCGGAGGTCGATCTCGTCAACGGCCGGTTCCAATACGAGGCGGCGCTCGCGGGAATCGAGGCCCTCCTCGGCCGGAGGCTCGACCAGCCGCAGCCCTGA